In Poecile atricapillus isolate bPoeAtr1 chromosome 22, bPoeAtr1.hap1, whole genome shotgun sequence, a genomic segment contains:
- the SLC35E2B gene encoding solute carrier family 35 member E2B isoform X3, translating into MGSRCPVVPEPGATAAWWYRSRAAAANAGAVQMLSTTFIGCIKMFVPCCLYQHKTRISYPPNFIMIMLFVGLMRFATVVLGLVSLKNVAVSFAETVKSSAPIFTVIMSRMILGEYTGLLVNLSLIPVMGGLALCTATEISFNILGFSAALSTNIMDCLQNVFSKKLLSGDKYRFSAPELQFYTSAAAVVMLIPAWIFFMDVPVIGKSGRSFSYNQDVVILLLIDGVLFHLQSVTAYALMGKISPVTFSVASTVKHALSIWLSIIVFGNKITSLSAVGTVLVTMGVLLYNKAKQHQQETLHSLVMAPQPLPGPTEDTEPLIPKDLEPYD; encoded by the exons GTGCTGTTCAAATGCTTTCCACCACCTTCATCGGCTGCATCAAGATGTTTGTCCCATGCTGTCTGTACCAGCACAAAACCCGCATCTCCTATCCCCCCAATTTCATCATGATCATGCTCTTTGTGGGATTAATGAG atttgCAACAGTGGTCCTGGGCCTGGTCAGCCTGAAGAATGTGGCAGTTTCATTTGCAGAAACTGTGAAAAGCTCTGCTCCTATTTTCACTGTCATCATGTCCCggatgattttgggggaatACACTG GATTGCTGGTGAATCTCTCTCTGATCCCTGTGATGGGAGGGCTGGCTCTGTGCACTGCCACTGAAATCAGCTTCAACATCCTGGGCTTCTCCGCAGCTCTCTCCACCAACATCATGGACTG tTTGCAAAATGTCTTTTCCAAAAAACTACTCAGTGGAGATAAATACAGATTTTC cGCCCCAGAGCTTCAGTTCTAcacaagtgctgctgctgtggttaTGCTTATTCCAGCTTGGATATTTTTCATG gACGTCCCTGTGATTGGGAAAAGCGGGAGGAGCTTCAGCTACAACCAGGATGTTGTCATTCTCCTCCTGATAGATGGAGTCCTCTTCCACCTGCAGAGTGTCACAGCCTATGCCTTGATGGGGAAAATTTCTCCTGTGACTTTCAG CGTTGCCAGCACTGTCAAACACGCCCTGTCCATCTGGCTCAGCATCATCGTCTTTGGGAACAAGATCACCAGCCTGTCAGCTGTGGGCACTGTCCTGGTCACCATGGGGGTCCTGCTCTACAACAAGGCcaagcagcaccagcaggagaccctgcacagcctggtcatggccccacagcccctgccagggccaaCTGAGGACACCGAGCCTCTGATCCCCAAGGATTTGGAACCCTATGATTAA
- the SLC35E2B gene encoding solute carrier family 35 member E2B isoform X1 yields MSAATSALTPATLSPPQLEEKPKGKSLFQLGSLFANRSEKFVIARSDSLPEENVLKITITETTVIESDLGIWNSHALIYLTLWFFFSFCTLFLNKYILSLLEGEPSMLGAVQMLSTTFIGCIKMFVPCCLYQHKTRISYPPNFIMIMLFVGLMRFATVVLGLVSLKNVAVSFAETVKSSAPIFTVIMSRMILGEYTGLLVNLSLIPVMGGLALCTATEISFNILGFSAALSTNIMDCLQNVFSKKLLSGDKYRFSAPELQFYTSAAAVVMLIPAWIFFMDVPVIGKSGRSFSYNQDVVILLLIDGVLFHLQSVTAYALMGKISPVTFSVASTVKHALSIWLSIIVFGNKITSLSAVGTVLVTMGVLLYNKAKQHQQETLHSLVMAPQPLPGPTEDTEPLIPKDLEPYD; encoded by the exons ATGTCGGCTGCGACAAGTGCCCTGACACCGGCAACCCTAAGTCCTccccagctggaggagaagccAAAGGGAAAATCCCTGTTCCAGCTGGGCTCACTCTTTGCTAACAGGAGTGAGAAATTTGTGATTGCTCGCAGTGACAGTTTGCCAGAGGAGAATGTCCTGAAAATCACAATCACAGAGACCACGGTCATCGAATCCGACCTGGGCATCTGGAATTCTCATGCTCTCATCTACCTCACTTTGTggtttttcttcagcttttgcACTCTGTTCCTTAACAAATACATTCTGTCCTTGCTGGAGGGAGAGCCCAGCATGCTCG GTGCTGTTCAAATGCTTTCCACCACCTTCATCGGCTGCATCAAGATGTTTGTCCCATGCTGTCTGTACCAGCACAAAACCCGCATCTCCTATCCCCCCAATTTCATCATGATCATGCTCTTTGTGGGATTAATGAG atttgCAACAGTGGTCCTGGGCCTGGTCAGCCTGAAGAATGTGGCAGTTTCATTTGCAGAAACTGTGAAAAGCTCTGCTCCTATTTTCACTGTCATCATGTCCCggatgattttgggggaatACACTG GATTGCTGGTGAATCTCTCTCTGATCCCTGTGATGGGAGGGCTGGCTCTGTGCACTGCCACTGAAATCAGCTTCAACATCCTGGGCTTCTCCGCAGCTCTCTCCACCAACATCATGGACTG tTTGCAAAATGTCTTTTCCAAAAAACTACTCAGTGGAGATAAATACAGATTTTC cGCCCCAGAGCTTCAGTTCTAcacaagtgctgctgctgtggttaTGCTTATTCCAGCTTGGATATTTTTCATG gACGTCCCTGTGATTGGGAAAAGCGGGAGGAGCTTCAGCTACAACCAGGATGTTGTCATTCTCCTCCTGATAGATGGAGTCCTCTTCCACCTGCAGAGTGTCACAGCCTATGCCTTGATGGGGAAAATTTCTCCTGTGACTTTCAG CGTTGCCAGCACTGTCAAACACGCCCTGTCCATCTGGCTCAGCATCATCGTCTTTGGGAACAAGATCACCAGCCTGTCAGCTGTGGGCACTGTCCTGGTCACCATGGGGGTCCTGCTCTACAACAAGGCcaagcagcaccagcaggagaccctgcacagcctggtcatggccccacagcccctgccagggccaaCTGAGGACACCGAGCCTCTGATCCCCAAGGATTTGGAACCCTATGATTAA